In the Streptomyces fradiae ATCC 10745 = DSM 40063 genome, one interval contains:
- a CDS encoding enoyl-CoA hydratase/isomerase family protein, with amino-acid sequence MTSLDPALVVLDKDGVRLTVEDAVATVTLTNPAKRNVQSPALWRALTEAGRALPGSVRVVVLRGEGRSFSAGLDRQAFTPEGFDGEPSFLDMARGSDEDLDALIAEYQEAFTWWRRNDIVSIAAVQGHAIGAGFQLALACDLRVVAEDVQFAMRETSLGLVPDLTGTHPLVAAVGYARALEICATGRFVHAEEAERVGLANLVVPGGELDAAVRDLAAALLAAPRDAVVETKTLLRGAAGRTYEEQRAAERAAQTRRLRDLAGLSD; translated from the coding sequence ATGACCTCGCTCGACCCTGCCCTCGTCGTGCTCGACAAGGACGGTGTACGTCTCACCGTCGAGGACGCCGTCGCCACGGTGACCCTCACCAACCCGGCGAAGCGCAACGTCCAGTCGCCCGCCCTGTGGCGGGCCCTCACCGAGGCGGGGCGCGCCCTGCCGGGCTCCGTGCGGGTCGTCGTGCTGCGCGGGGAGGGCAGGTCGTTCTCCGCCGGGCTCGACCGGCAGGCGTTCACGCCGGAGGGGTTCGACGGCGAGCCGTCCTTCCTCGACATGGCGCGCGGCTCCGACGAGGACCTCGACGCGCTCATCGCCGAGTACCAGGAGGCGTTCACCTGGTGGCGCCGCAACGACATCGTGTCGATCGCGGCCGTCCAGGGCCACGCTATCGGTGCCGGCTTCCAGCTCGCCCTCGCCTGCGACCTGCGGGTCGTCGCCGAGGACGTGCAGTTCGCGATGCGCGAGACCAGCCTGGGCCTCGTGCCCGACCTGACCGGCACGCACCCCCTGGTCGCCGCCGTCGGCTACGCCCGCGCCCTGGAGATCTGCGCCACCGGGCGCTTCGTCCACGCCGAGGAGGCCGAGCGCGTCGGCCTGGCCAACCTCGTGGTGCCCGGCGGCGAGCTGGACGCGGCCGTGCGGGACCTGGCCGCCGCGCTGCTGGCCGCGCCGCGCGACGCGGTCGTGGAGACCAAGACCCTGCTGCGGGGCGCCGCCGGGCGTACGTACGAGGAGCAGCGCGCCGCCGAGCGGGCCG
- a CDS encoding helix-turn-helix domain-containing protein — MAETLKKGSRVTGAAREKLAADLKKKYDDGVSIRALAEETGRSYGFVHRMLTESGVVLRGRGGATRGKKAPSA; from the coding sequence GTGGCCGAGACTCTGAAGAAGGGCAGCCGGGTGACCGGCGCCGCGCGCGAGAAGCTCGCGGCAGACCTGAAGAAGAAGTACGACGACGGCGTGAGCATCCGCGCCCTGGCCGAGGAGACCGGCCGGTCCTACGGATTCGTCCACCGGATGCTCACCGAGTCCGGAGTCGTGTTGCGCGGACGCGGTGGAGCGACCCGCGGCAAGAAGGCCCCCTCGGCCTGA
- a CDS encoding ABC-F family ATP-binding cassette domain-containing protein: MITATGLELRAGARVLIESASFRITRGDRIGLVGRNGAGKTTLTKCLAGEGIPASGTITRSGQVGYLPQDPRTGDLDVLARDRILSARGLDVLIRKMRLNEERIAGGKGATREKALKQYERQETEFLTKGGYAAEAEAATIAAALGLPDRVLGQPLHTLSGGQRRRIELARILFSDADTLLLDEPTNHLDADSITWLRDYLKSYRGGFVVISHDVDLVETVVNKVFYLDANRSVIDIYNMGWKLYQRQREDDEKRRRRERQNAEKKAAALNAQADKMRAKATKTVAAQNMARRAEKLLSGLEETRQSDKVAKLRFPEPAPCGRTPLTAEGLSKSYGSLEIFTDVSLAIDKGSRVVILGLNGAGKTTLLRLLAGVEKPDTGEVTPGHGLKLGYYAQEHETLDPDRTVLENMRSAAPDLDLVEVRKVLGSFLFSGDDVDKPAGVLSGGEKTRLALATLVVSSANVLLLDEPTNNLDPASREEILGALRTYKGAVVLVTHDEGAVDALQPERIILLPDGVEDLWGADYADLVSLA, from the coding sequence GTGATCACCGCCACCGGCCTTGAGCTGCGCGCCGGAGCCCGCGTCCTCATCGAATCCGCCTCGTTCCGCATCACCAGGGGCGACCGCATCGGCCTCGTCGGCCGCAACGGCGCCGGCAAGACCACCCTCACCAAGTGCCTCGCGGGCGAGGGCATCCCCGCCTCCGGCACCATCACCCGCTCCGGCCAGGTCGGCTACCTGCCGCAGGACCCCCGCACCGGCGACCTCGACGTCCTCGCCCGCGACCGGATCCTCTCCGCCCGCGGCCTCGACGTGCTGATCCGCAAGATGCGGCTCAACGAGGAGCGCATCGCGGGCGGCAAGGGCGCCACCCGCGAGAAGGCCCTCAAGCAGTACGAGCGCCAGGAGACCGAGTTCCTCACCAAGGGCGGTTACGCGGCCGAGGCCGAGGCGGCCACCATCGCCGCCGCCCTCGGCCTGCCCGACCGCGTCCTCGGCCAGCCCCTGCACACCCTCTCCGGCGGCCAGCGCCGCCGCATCGAGCTGGCCCGCATCCTGTTCTCCGACGCGGACACGCTGCTCCTGGACGAGCCGACCAACCACCTCGACGCCGACTCGATCACCTGGCTGCGCGACTACCTCAAGTCCTACCGCGGCGGCTTCGTCGTCATCTCCCACGACGTCGACCTGGTCGAGACGGTCGTCAACAAGGTCTTCTACCTGGACGCCAACCGCTCGGTGATCGACATCTACAACATGGGCTGGAAGCTCTACCAGCGCCAGCGCGAGGACGACGAGAAGCGCCGCCGCCGCGAGCGGCAGAACGCCGAGAAGAAGGCCGCCGCGCTCAACGCCCAGGCAGACAAGATGCGCGCCAAGGCCACCAAGACGGTCGCCGCGCAGAACATGGCCCGCCGCGCCGAGAAGCTGCTCTCCGGACTGGAGGAGACCCGCCAGTCCGACAAGGTCGCCAAGCTCCGCTTCCCCGAGCCCGCGCCCTGCGGCAGGACGCCGCTGACCGCGGAGGGGCTGTCCAAGTCCTACGGCTCGCTGGAGATCTTCACGGACGTGAGCCTCGCCATCGACAAGGGCTCCCGCGTCGTCATCCTCGGCCTCAACGGCGCCGGCAAGACGACCCTGCTGCGGCTGCTGGCGGGCGTGGAGAAGCCCGACACCGGCGAGGTCACCCCGGGCCACGGCCTGAAGCTCGGCTACTACGCCCAGGAGCACGAGACGCTCGACCCGGACCGCACGGTGCTGGAGAACATGCGCTCGGCCGCGCCCGACCTGGACCTGGTGGAGGTCCGCAAGGTCCTCGGCTCGTTCCTGTTCTCCGGCGACGACGTGGACAAGCCGGCCGGGGTCCTCTCCGGCGGCGAGAAGACCCGTCTCGCGCTGGCCACCCTCGTCGTCTCCTCGGCGAACGTCCTCCTCCTCGACGAGCCGACGAACAACCTCGACCCGGCGAGCCGCGAGGAGATCCTCGGCGCGCTGCGCACCTACAAGGGCGCGGTGGTGCTGGTCACGCACGACGAGGGCGCCGTCGACGCGCTCCAGCCGGAGCGGATCATCCTCCTTCCGGACGGGGTCGAGGACCTGTGGGGAGCGGACTACGCGGACCTGGTCTCGCTCGCCTGA